The Psychrobacillus sp. FSL K6-4046 DNA window GAAATGACTGAGCCATCATTGCTTTTCGTTCATATACTGCATACTCATTAACAATGCCTAGTTGCTCAGCCTTTCTTGCTTTTTCCTTTAGGTTAGCAATTTCAGTTCTAAGCTCTTGCTCCGTCATCTGACTATATTTTTTATTGCTCATTTTGTAATTCCAGCTCCTTATTTTCTATATACATATCTATGTGCTCTGACGGGAAACCTTTTATATAAAGGGCCTGTTTCACACGATTTTTCAGATCATAGCCGCTATATTTTGCAGAATACTTTCTCCAAATCTTTTCTCCTTGTGCAGCAATTATTTCAAGCCATTCGTCTTCCTTTTTCTCTAAATCAAAAGATTCGATTGCCTGAGAAATGATGCCAAAGTTATACCCTTTTCTTTGAAGATTCTCCTGGATCTTTTGTTTAATTTGGCGTGGAGTCTTATTTTGGTTTTGATTGATAATTTTTTCTGTAAGTGTTTTAGCAATAGAAACTTGTTCTTCCTCCGAGTAAGCGGCAAGTACTTCCTCTTGAAGCTCTTTTTCTATTCCCTTCTTTTTGAGCTCCTGTCTAATTGCAGCAGGGCCTTTTTTACTGCTATTCTTTTGAGTTTCTACTAAAGCCTTCGTAAAGCTAGCGTCATTCAAAAATCCGTGCTCATATAGCTTTCGAATTGCCTCTAAAATGACCGCTTCTCCAAACTCACTTTGTAGTAATTTTTGCTTTACCTCATGCTCACTTCTCATCCGAAAGCTCAAATAATTAATCGCCTTATTATATGCTTTTCTTACTTCATCATCAAAAACAATTTCATCTAAGGTAAAGGCCTCTATTACCTTACCCTTTGTAAGCTGATATTTTATCAGTACTGCCTCATCCACACTAAAGGCATACTTTTCATCTAAATATAAATTATACCGTTCATTATTTTTTTTTTGACGTCCTATTTTTGTAATAACCGGCATTTTGTTAATCTCTCCATTCGCTTTCCTTAATTATAGCGTAAAAATTAATATGTGATAAATGATTGAACTGGTATTATTGTGTTAAGGAGGCTGATTTCGATGAGAGTAGCAATTACTGGTGGAACTGGTTTTGTAGGTAGGGCTTTGACTGAGCTACTGCAGCAAAAGGGACATGAGGCTATTATTTTATCACGGTCGAGCTCGCACTCAGCAAACAATGTTACTTATATTAACTGGCTTACAAATAATTCTAAACCTGAGGTATATTTAGAAGGTATTGATGCAATAGTAAATCTTGCTGGAGAATCTATAAACAACGGTAGATGGACAGAAAAGCAAAAAGCAAAAATTTATGATAGTAGGATGGAAGCTACTGATGAAGTCATACGTATTATACAAGTATTAAAGAAAAAACCCGAAGTTTTGATCAATGCAAGTGCTATTGGAATTTATCCAGCTTCCAATACAGAAGTTTATAATGAACAATCAACACAACAGGGTCATGATATTCTAGCCAAAACAGTTGCAGATTGGGAGCAAAAGGCATTAACTGCAGAGCAGCTTGGAGTCCGCGTAGCTTTAGGTCGATTTGGGATTATATTAGATAGAAAAGAAGGAGCACTTCCCTTAATGGCATTACCTTATAAAATGTTTGTTGGTGGTCCAATTGGAAAGGGAGATAATTGGATGTCATGGGTTCATATCCAAGATGTTGCTAGTTCCCTGTTTTACGCTATTGAACATAATATTCAAGGACCTTTTAATATAGTTGCACCAGATCCTCGAAGGATGGATGAATTTAGTAAAACATTGGCTAAAGTATTAAATAAACCTCATTACTTCCCAGTACCTGCATTTGCTTTGAGGCTAGTGCTTGGTGAAAAAAGTCAGCTTGTCTTAGAAGGGCAAAAAGTAGTTCCAGACGTATTAATAGCTAATGGCTTTTCCTTTAAATACCCAGAACTTACGAGCGCATTGACTAATATATATAGTCAGTAATCGAGCCAATTTCCACAGACGATGGCTTATTGCTCACCCTATCCTTTAATATAACCTTTTCTTAAAAGGGAATTATGATATTGCTTCATATAGTAAAACTAACCAACGAGCAAAAATGAATAAATATCAAACCCAAGTGCAATCTACTTTTAAGTTGATTGCATTTTTTTATGCAAATATATATTAAAAAGGAGCAAAAATCATGTGGAAGCATCATGTAATAGGAATTATTATAGCAGCCTTTATTATAAGCCTCGGCTTTTCCTATGAGCCATTTACCGCGGAAGCAAAAGAAATTCACTGGGGTTTTAAAAAAGCCAGAGATGAGGTACCACCAGAGGCCGGAGCAGAGCTGGATGCATTATTAGAAAAGCATGGAGCCATTTATAAAGGACCAGCTAACAAAAAGGTTATTTACCTGACATTTGATAATGGCTATGAAAACGGCTATACCGAAAGCATTTTAGATACATTAAAGAAAGAGAACATTAGCGCCACCTTCTTTTTAACTGGTCATTACCTCGAAAGTGCCACACCACTAGTAAAACGGATGATTGAAGACGGACATCAAATAGGTAACCATTCCTATGGACATCCAAACCTAGCTAAGCTGTCAAAGGATGAAATAAAAAAGGAATTACAAAAATTTGATAACCGACTAAAGGAGCTCACTTCTTTAGAAAGAACAACTGTCACGAGACCACCGGAAGGAATCTTTGATGAAGATGTACTAGCAGCTGCAAACGAAATTGGTCACCAGCATTTTTTCTGGTCTGTTGCTTTTATCGACTGGCATAGGGATCAAAAAAAGGGTGGACAATATGCTTATAACGAGCTTATTACACAAATCCATCCTGGAGCTATTATTCTTATGCACACGGTTTCGCCTGACAATGCTGAGGGTCTTCCGGCATTTATCAAAGAAGCGAAAAAACGCGGATATTCCTTTGGAAAGATCAATGACCTCAATATATCCAAATTGGATATACCTGAGTATTCTCTTCCACAGTAATTTCCTTTATAATAGATATAATGTAACTAAGGTGCCAGTTTTTAACTGGCACCTTTTGCTTGCAACCAACCCCATAAAAAAGTTATACTGTTTTATTGGTTGATAAAGGACGTGAAGGAAATAATGAAAGAACAAACAGCAATACAGGTGGGACAACAATTTCCACTTACTATAAAAAGACTTGGTATTAATGGAGAAGGAGTTGGCTTCTTTAAACGAAATGTAGTTTTCGTTAAGGGAGCACTTCCTGGAGAGGTAGTAACTGCTGAAGTAACTACTGTAAATCCAAAGTATGCGGAAGCAACGATAAAAAAAATTCGTCAAGCTTCTCCAGACAGAGTAAAACCACCATGCCCTGTTTATGAGGCATGTGGAGGTTGCCAGCTTCAACATATGACCTATGAACGAGAGCTTATTGAAAAAAGAGACATAGTCATTCAAGCCCTTGAGCGTTATGTGAGAGACCTTGCTCCGTCAATTGAGGTAAAACCTACACTTGGAATGGAAAATCCTTGGCTGTATCGAAACAAAAGCCAATTCCAAACAAGACAGCTTGGTAATGATGTAATTGCTGGTTTATATGCAGAAGGATCTAACAAGTTAATTGATATTAATGAATGTATGGTTCAACATCCTGCTACCACTAAGATTACAAATGAAATTAAAGCCTACTTAAAAGAGCTTAAAATACCTATATATGACGAGAAAAATCCTCAAGGTATTGTTCGTACTATTGTTGTGAGAACTGGGATGAAAACTGGACAAATTCAAGTAACATTAGTTACAACACAAAAGAAAATGCCCAACAAAGAAGACCTTGTACAAATGATTCGTAAAATCGATTCTAATATCGTATCCATTAGCCAAAATATTAATCCTGGAAAAACATCGTTAGTATTCGGTGACACAACTTTTAATTTATTTGGTAAAGAAATTATTCATGAGAAGCTTGGAGAATTAGCTTTTGACCTATCGGCTCGCGCCTTCTTCCAGCTAAATCCGGAACAAACTGAGCATTTATATGATGAAATTGAAAAGGCAGCCGAATTAACTGGTAAGGAAACTGTCGTTGATGCTTATTGTGGTGTCGGGACAATCGGACTTTGGTTAGCTAAAAATGCTAAAGAGGTTCGTGGTATGGATATTATCGAAGAGTCCATTAAGGACGCTAAGAAAAATGCGAAACGCAACGGCTTTGATAACACAAAGTATGTTCATGGCACTGCAAAGAAATGGTTGAAGCAATGGCAGAGTGAAGGCTTTGTACCTGACGTGCTAACAGTAGATCCTCCTAGAACTGGTTTAGACGAGGAACTACTAAAAACAGTATTAGAGATAAAACCAAAACGCTTTGTTTATACTTCCTGTAACCCTTCAACTCTTGCAAAGGATCTGCAGGAGCTAACGAAGCTTTATGATGTTCAATATATGCAGCCCGTGGACATGTTCCCTCAAACAGCCCATATTGAAGTAGTTACACTACTTACACTTAAATAATTGCACATTATGTAAGAAGGATCCGAGAATCTGAATGATTTTCGGATTTTCTTCTAATCGTTTATCCCTTTACCGGGAAGGCTATTACATAACTGAGGATGTATTTTGATATTGCTAGGAGGATTCATATAAAATGGAAAATAACGACATATTAATACGTTTGCGATACGCTTTAGATATCAAGAACAAAGAAATGGTAGAAATCTTTAAGCTTGGTGGTATAGAAATTTCAAAAGAAGATGTGTTGAAGCTTTTAACTAAATCCAAGGATCACTTTGATAATGAATATGAAGATGATATTGAGGATGATGACAATCAAATCAAGTGCAACAATAAAACGTTAGAAGCCTTTTTAAATGGTCTTATTACTTTTAAAAGAGGACCCCAGGAGCCAAAGCCAGGACAACCAGTGGCCCCTCCCTCTACATCTGGTAGTACAGAAAGTGTTAATAACATGCTTCTAAAAAAAGTAAAGATTGCACTTGCTTTAACAAGTGAGGACATGATTGATATCTTGGAGGAAGCTAGAGTGGCTATCACGAAAAGCGAACTAAGTGCCATCCTACGCAAGGAAGGCCACCGTAACTATAAAGAATGTGGCGATAAATTTGCCCG harbors:
- the recX gene encoding recombination regulator RecX, giving the protein MPVITKIGRQKKNNERYNLYLDEKYAFSVDEAVLIKYQLTKGKVIEAFTLDEIVFDDEVRKAYNKAINYLSFRMRSEHEVKQKLLQSEFGEAVILEAIRKLYEHGFLNDASFTKALVETQKNSSKKGPAAIRQELKKKGIEKELQEEVLAAYSEEEQVSIAKTLTEKIINQNQNKTPRQIKQKIQENLQRKGYNFGIISQAIESFDLEKKEDEWLEIIAAQGEKIWRKYSAKYSGYDLKNRVKQALYIKGFPSEHIDMYIENKELELQNEQ
- a CDS encoding TIGR01777 family oxidoreductase, which translates into the protein MRVAITGGTGFVGRALTELLQQKGHEAIILSRSSSHSANNVTYINWLTNNSKPEVYLEGIDAIVNLAGESINNGRWTEKQKAKIYDSRMEATDEVIRIIQVLKKKPEVLINASAIGIYPASNTEVYNEQSTQQGHDILAKTVADWEQKALTAEQLGVRVALGRFGIILDRKEGALPLMALPYKMFVGGPIGKGDNWMSWVHIQDVASSLFYAIEHNIQGPFNIVAPDPRRMDEFSKTLAKVLNKPHYFPVPAFALRLVLGEKSQLVLEGQKVVPDVLIANGFSFKYPELTSALTNIYSQ
- a CDS encoding polysaccharide deacetylase family protein, with protein sequence MWKHHVIGIIIAAFIISLGFSYEPFTAEAKEIHWGFKKARDEVPPEAGAELDALLEKHGAIYKGPANKKVIYLTFDNGYENGYTESILDTLKKENISATFFLTGHYLESATPLVKRMIEDGHQIGNHSYGHPNLAKLSKDEIKKELQKFDNRLKELTSLERTTVTRPPEGIFDEDVLAAANEIGHQHFFWSVAFIDWHRDQKKGGQYAYNELITQIHPGAIILMHTVSPDNAEGLPAFIKEAKKRGYSFGKINDLNISKLDIPEYSLPQ
- the rlmD gene encoding 23S rRNA (uracil(1939)-C(5))-methyltransferase RlmD — its product is MKEQTAIQVGQQFPLTIKRLGINGEGVGFFKRNVVFVKGALPGEVVTAEVTTVNPKYAEATIKKIRQASPDRVKPPCPVYEACGGCQLQHMTYERELIEKRDIVIQALERYVRDLAPSIEVKPTLGMENPWLYRNKSQFQTRQLGNDVIAGLYAEGSNKLIDINECMVQHPATTKITNEIKAYLKELKIPIYDEKNPQGIVRTIVVRTGMKTGQIQVTLVTTQKKMPNKEDLVQMIRKIDSNIVSISQNINPGKTSLVFGDTTFNLFGKEIIHEKLGELAFDLSARAFFQLNPEQTEHLYDEIEKAAELTGKETVVDAYCGVGTIGLWLAKNAKEVRGMDIIEESIKDAKKNAKRNGFDNTKYVHGTAKKWLKQWQSEGFVPDVLTVDPPRTGLDEELLKTVLEIKPKRFVYTSCNPSTLAKDLQELTKLYDVQYMQPVDMFPQTAHIEVVTLLTLK
- a CDS encoding DUF1456 family protein: MENNDILIRLRYALDIKNKEMVEIFKLGGIEISKEDVLKLLTKSKDHFDNEYEDDIEDDDNQIKCNNKTLEAFLNGLITFKRGPQEPKPGQPVAPPSTSGSTESVNNMLLKKVKIALALTSEDMIDILEEARVAITKSELSAILRKEGHRNYKECGDKFARNFLKGLAIKYRG